Within Anticarsia gemmatalis isolate Benzon Research Colony breed Stoneville strain chromosome 15, ilAntGemm2 primary, whole genome shotgun sequence, the genomic segment TAGTTGTAGTTTCCAGTCGGAGGGGGCACTGACATCGGAGGTCCGTTCGGTGGGGGGCCAGCGCCTGAACTGTAGGGGGAGCCTTGTGGTGAACCGTACCGCGGTCTGACCCACGGTCTACTCGGGTATTGATACTGGTTAGTTGCATAAGCTGCCAAATTCTGCCCAGTAGCATTCGGATAAGGGTTTTGCGGATTTTGATTCGGTGGGAAGCCGACGTTCGGCATATTCGGCATAGTCGGTGTCGGGTAAGACTGGTTAGGAGCCGGCGTCGTTGATGGAGAGAAACTCGTTTGTGAATTCTGCGCACTCGATGTACTACCAGTAGGATAGCTCTGGTTGGCTGTTTGGTTTGATCCGTTCGTTGGGTTGTAACTAGGCGGTGGTTGAGTCGTTGTCGTTTGACTGACATTATAAGCTGCGTTTTGACTACCATTACTTGTACCATAGCTGGGTGCTACAGTTTGACTCGCCGGTGCAAAACCAGCTGTCGGCTGCGTCCCATTGCCATCAGGTGTAAAGCTCTGTTGACTCTGAACAGCACTCGCCATAGAGTAGCCGTTCTCTTGTGATGAAGACGTTATATAATTAGTTTGGTTGTTAGCTCCGTTCGCTTCAGTTTCTGCAGTAGCAGTTTGTCCATTACCATTGTTCGTATTATTCTGACTAGCTGGTATACTGTATTGGACATTAGGGTTGTTAGTGGGTACTGTGATGGTTCCCGAAGATCCTTGCATCATGTACTGTTGGGGCATTCCTGCATATTGTGATGTTGGCGTTAAGAAGGAATTTTGCATTAATTGCTGCATAGGCGGAGGTTGGGCGGTAGGGAGAGCCTGCCCGGGGTTTGTAAGGGGAGACGAGGGTGGGGGAGCTTGCACTATTGGTATAGTTCCTAAATTAGGGTTCAGTTGGTGCCCTGCGAGAGCTGCGTTTAGTTGCTGGGCTGATAGCTGCGTATTTAGATTTATGCCAGTCGGCATATATTGTGATGTGGCTGGCATGTTCATTGGCATTAGTGGCATATTGTACTGCACACCACCAGGCATGCCCAACTGGTTTGGCTGCATTACAGTCACATTCTGTCCAGGTTGCAAGACTTGTTGTCCGATTAATCCAGAAGGTAAAGCATTCTGGACTAAACTGGGGTGGTTTGTTGGTATCATGTAAACTTGGCTGTTAGGCTGACCAAGCATGGTGGGCATCTGGCTTATATTCAATGGGTTCTGTAACACGGTCATGCCGGGCGGTACAGTGATCATTTGTACGTTCTGCGCTTGAGTTTGCACTTTGCTCAAGTCTTGCTTCTGTCCGTCTTTGCTTGTTTGTATCTGTATCGCGTTTCGATCTATCTGTCTGATGTACATTCCTGTACCGTCTTGACTTACTCCTGGGGCTGACACACTggaacaaaacataaaatataagttaagtTCCTTAACTTTAATTTAGAATCTCCCAAACATGACCTCTTAGTTATAATAAGGGGATCATGTTtgcaagaaatataaataaatttaacccattattgtgcCACTGCTAGGCAGGGGTCTCTTTCCGCAATGAGAGAGGggtaatttcaataattttgtccTGATTGTTCTAAATCGACTAGCATTATCTTAGTCTTCAAATAGGGTTAATAGACAACTGAACTAAAAAGGTACAATTAATTTGTAGGAAGTGGGCTATTGAAGAAAAAGGCTTGCAGTTGCTAAGTATCGCAAAGATACTTACTTAGTCTGCTGTCCCGAAGACACTTGTATGATGGTGCCGTGCGCCGGATTGATCTTCATTCCCATGCTCACAATCGTGTTGTCTTTAGCTGTCGAAAGATTAACAGTTATAACAcaaacttacaaatatttttcaacgcTTTGCTGGTTTACGCATTGGCAATAACGCTACgcacaaaaaaattgtatgaaaatgatcacaggggccgaaacaagttccatggtcgaaaatactgattttactgaccaaaaattaaaaagtactgaccaaatactgaccattttCAAATCGTTTtttgggtgaatggtgtgaaatataaagcttattttcagttattggcctccaccatccccatagccaaccagcaccgccttttttattgtgtaaatgACTCCAATAACTCTAAGGGTCCgcgcaaacgggccaccgaccacagccactggtggccagcgacacccacttaacacgtttttccatatattttgtatagacacaCCGCACACGTGTAGCCGGTGGCGGCCACTCGCTAtccatgtgatgcttcaatacaaACGTAGAGCATCCACATATACACAGTATCTACAGCAGCCCTGAGATATCATCACTGGGCAAATCGAAagtgtaagattggccaacagcaggggaaaaccaaaaaaataattgagtttggaaaaatactgacaatactgaccgattttcaaaagtactgacttttactgaccaggtccaaaaatactgacttttactgactttactgacctgtttcggcccctgtgaTCAGCTTGGTATCCCGCCGACCCCGATGTGACAGcctttgaaattgaaataagcTGAAAAACATGCAATTTGATACATTTAAAGCATTAACAGCTCTACCAGCGTCGTCCCATACGTTGAATTGCAAAGTATAATTCATCTGTAATTAAACTATCCGCTTAGTTCTTTGTTAGATCGCATTAATGCttaaaaagcaaaaaaagtCCTGGTTATTTACACTTACGGACGccagaaacaaaaaaatctacgcATTTTTGAGAAACGCATACGCTATTGCATGATTAGAATATAACTTCTGGGGTTTGACAGGCTCCATTCTTCATGTCATGTTCAGACTCTAAATGAAATAGAATAAGTAAAAAGCGACGAAATGACGTCCATTGTCCAGTCACTTTTCTGCTGCTAGTCAAAATCTGTTACATAAGAACAAcccataaaacataatattatattacgtaaATAATACGAATACGGTCTACATACTGcgctatttaaaaaatattacgccTAATTTATTCAATACTACGCACTTGTACGCCTGTTCATTATTAACGCGCATCAACGCCTTGACAGGAAATGCAGATGACATCGTCAATCCAACGACTCTATATGGAGAAAAATCttcttcaattttaaaacttgcTGGTACTATTGGATATACAATGATGATAGAAATGTCCGGATGAATCCACGCTCCTGAGTAGATTCTGAAAAAGATTTTCTACTATCACTTAAGATTCAGAAAACTCGAACTCCTGCTTCTCGCGTTGTCTCGAGATATATAAACGCCAGAACTTCGGTTATAAAATGACTTCGAATCACCTCCTTCCTCTGGTGTGGAATGGACTGCTTTATTGAAGGCTGAAAATAcatgaatgaatttaaaatcaGGCAGGAACAGACTGCTTCtagagagaaaataaaataaaacgaggCAAAAATATCGAATAAGTACTCGGCGATTGGTGTTCAGGAACATCCATCAATGTATTGAACTTGTTTTAGCCTTCAGAACTCTTTATTTTGCTAGCTCGAAACGCTCAATACGCCTGTTGCCGCCTTGCAGTGTTACGCTTTCTTATTTACGCGCtagatacaaattaaatttctgAATCCGTTTTGGCGACTTTGCTCTTCCTTGCTCTCTCGTGGTGCCTTGGTGGCCTGGTGGTACTGCGTTTATTCGAAAAGCCTTAAACGAAGTGCTGAAAAAGGAATTTGGAAAAGATAATTCTAACTACGAATTATGATCGTCTCCATATCCAAAGTTGTCACTCTGCTATTGGTTCTGAAAACGCTAAATAGTCATATATTAGACGCTTATtgcaaatattgaaaatataaaaaatagaggAACGACGTCAATTCAAAATACATTGAAGTATAATCTTCGGTTGGCCGGCTGTCGAATAAATTCAATAGATGCACTGCTTTCAATATTAATGCTTGACGCCTTTATATTACGCAAAAGTACATATCTACGCTACGCACCTTATATCTATAGATTAACACAAGCATGCaacataaatagataaatacacGAGATGATTTGAACTTTGATTTTTATACGCAAACGATTATTACCCAGCAAAATAATTCTCAGATGAATATTAAGCCTATGCTTAAATATTTCTACGATTTTTACCGCTGGCAAGAATTGTCCGGTAGCACCAACGCACGAAGGTTACAGTCTCCACTCTGTACAAAGGAGGCGATAAGCTTGGCATGACCGCAAACTATATGGCTAACAACACGCACTACGCAAACTACGTTTTTACCTGCAGTCGGTTCTCAGATCAACCGtaacttgaaaaataaagttgatattATAGTCAACATACTACCATTATATTCCCAACGTTTGTGGTCTACCGCCCCGTTACAAAAAGATAATAAACCAGTAACCCTATTACATAATAgttatatgttttgtattttttattatttatccttTGTCTTTCGACCCACTTACCTTCTCCACGAAAGAGGTAGTCTCATCTATCACATTAGTACATCCATTTGAATAGCACTTAGTCTAGTCCACGAAGAGGATCTGTCAAATATAGGCGAGTAAGGCTagaacgggtgctctagatggactacctcccACGAAAAGCTACAGAACCTCATAGGATCCGGTATCACCCCCGTTGGGAACCTATCAAGTAGTGTAACGACAAAGCAAAATTCAGATCATCTCGTTATATAATGTGTGTTCAATATACCTGGCGTCGCGGTCCAGGTGCGCGACTCTCTGGTGGAGCTCTTGTCATGCGACACATGCGACCTGCGGCAGCCACacaacaaaatatcaaacatttaCTTCACTTGCCACACACGCCAGCTAATGGACGGTGGCGCCACTGTGACATGTTATTCCCTGTTAAACTTGTTtatagaaacaattttatattgagAAATTAACTCATAcgaaagaaataatatttaagacgGCCCCATTAAAATTAGAAGATCAATTTCTATAGCGACATATCCATCTCGAAGCATATAAGCCACGTCGAATGTCCCTTAAGCCTGTCGTATCCTTGTGGTCATTGTAGGAATTCGTATTTTGGATTTGAATATTATCAATGGGCTTGAATTTATTCATGTCTAATTTGAATAAACTTGAGAGCGTCGAAAGGTCTTTCACTGCATCGTCGGTCATAACCTGTTGTCAATCCATTTCAATTGAGCTTCGTTTTTGACTTGTAGAGTGAATAGAGCACATTATTATaacgtattaaaaataattatatttattcaaagctCAATTCAAACGTTAacttaagaaaaagaaaattaagtatGTTTGATGTCTTCTTTATCTCCATCCACGGGACATCATTCTGACTGGACCACCTTTAATATTGACCTtaatttttgtagttatttcgAGCTTCTTATAAGAACGCCAATTGCTTAAAAAAATTTAGTTAATCATATAAACATACTTCATTATTAAAGGAAAGGATTGgttattttttctacaaatattaaGATCTGATTGCGAAGATATTTGGCAAAATCACTTCAATTTCGTTATagacaaatatatttctaaaaataatacaaattttattttcaaccaCCTCATCTTCTAGTTATGCCAAATATCTTCACAGTAAAAAGGTTCTGAAATAAACAAGCAGATTAGTATTATTTCTAACTTATTGTACAAACTCACCCCGCCGGAGCTATAGGTCTGAGCTGCAACTGACTCGGAGTACCATCAGACATTCGCTTCTGACCACGAGTTTCTTGCGTACTGACATTCTTTGTTGGCGTCGAAGTGTTCTGTAACATGTTGTGAATTGTTAGATGTTGTTACTATAACAGATTGtggtgtgcgttcgcgcagcggaatgttgttgaatttaaagatattaattatgcagatatttagtgtatgacgtcgtataattgtgtatggtaaaaaaaaaattgtgtacgcagccattgtggagaaattcaccaaaaactgattccgctgggcgaacgttgtcctggcggaacttattttaatccatagactttagaagaaaagaggtgtgtccaaaaattagtgtgtatttgtgtgtaattgtgtatgtatgaataaaatgagtgcatgcataaacttcggagaaattcaagtttccgctacgcgaacgtttggccattagctagttttcatataaagcgcttacatagagagctgtagatttttacatacgttgttttgaatttgtttatatttgtttaaaaaacagatttagaaaaaatcgtagggcttaaaagataaaaatataaacgtaaaatacacttaataggtcttagttcttaaagtatgcactttggggtctagattttcacgtttatacaaaccttgtaagtatctgaaacatgttgccaagtatcaatgatgttccgttagtaattaaagagttaaaggacaattttaccatgaatagatcactgtttacaaaacagtcaaatatcacgacgttctaaaggaattgcatggtaaaatgtatgccaaaaattagtttattcattcaactattcacatgcaaaatttcatgtcattaaatttagtaattaaagaaatcaattaaaatactgacgaagcatcgaaaacctacataacccgaccaagttcggatagctacaaaaaagcgtccatgcaatatatttaggtaacatcccaaaatttaccgtataataccggtattgaattggtataggtgataacacaattgttgtttcaatataatttaaaggtcatttatttttgtacaccaaattgttgttcaattgttctgatttttcagctccagaattgactggaataattccggagttccgatagatattcacattttttaaaagttaatattttgatttaattatattcttgtgaacgcacgtaatttaacgtctgtggaatattccacaaactgctagtcgaacaggacgcgcgcggcttcccgcttgaaacggtacttccatccttgaagaaaagagagggcaataatatgtaatatacttaataaaaaaaatttttgtacacggatatttaaatagaaaagtacttgttaattgaagatttgtttttatcgtagatagttgggttattattaaaaaaatatttttaattcaagaaatgcaattgttttattttttcctaacgcttgtgtacggaactgtaccatattagtaaatactatattggaaggttaagaacgtctcttagatatatggctgggccgcttttttgtagctatccgaacttggtcgggttatgtaggttttcgatgcttcgtcagtattttaattgatttctttaattactaaatttaatgacatgaaattttgcatgtgaatagttgaatgaataaactaatttttggcatacattttaccatgcaattcctttagaacgtcgtgatatttgactgttttgtaaacagtgatctattcatggtaaaattgtcctttaactctttaattactaacggaacatcattgatacttggcaacatgtttcagatacttacaaggtttgtataaacgtgaaaatctagaccccaaagtgcatactttaagaactaagacctattaagtgtattttacgtttatatttttatcttttaagccctacgattttttctaaatctgttttttaaacaaatataaacaaattcaaaacaacgtatgtaaaaatctacagctctctatgtaagcgctttatatgaaaactagctaatggccaaacgttcgcgtagcggaaacttgaatttctccgaagtttatgcatgcactcattttattcatacatacacaattacacacaaatacacactaatttttggacacacctcttttcttctaaagtctatggattaaaataagttccgccaggacaacgttcgcccagcggaatcagtttttggtgaatttctccacaatggctgcgtacacaattttttttttaccatacacaattatacgacgtcatacactaaatatctgcataattaatatctttaaattcaacaacattccgctgcgcgaacgcacaccaGATTGTGAGGACATCTAAGCAGGTGTTGTAATTTTTTAGTGGTCTTACTACAAGAAAAGTTAGACAAATGTTTATGGAATCTTTtgctgtaataatataatataaaaaaatataatgtctaCATTGATGATATATAATGTCTATTTCATTGTGCTTATAAGGTAATTACTGGTCGgcagaaaaatatgttttaagctAACTATACTTAGCTAGTATTGAAAACTCGTCTAAACATGTGTTTGACAGTTGTAACTTTTATGTAGAAAGACCTTATTATACATCAAGGGACTAAAGCATTATTATTCTATGATTATTATAGACAGTTACTAAATGGAAGAGCTTAAAAAATTAGGGGAAGCAAATGAACAGAAATGTTACAACATTCACTGAAAGTAAAATAAGAGGTGAAAACCCTTCACaaagaaatgttaaaattataaaataaaatgggtaAGGGCATGAGCAGGTCACACAATACTTTTAGTGAATAAGTTCTGGACTGCTTGCACATTTCAAAAAAGTTCTGTGTTCTGATGGAGTGACAGATCTTCTGAAATGATTGCTCCATCATAGAATTTTGAGAACACTAAGCAATTGGACCTGAATGTTGTGTTGTTGTTACACTACATCATAGATTGTTTagacaattttctttaaaattaaaaactaaatacttagttacataaaaatattgtgtgtgCCTGGATTTTTTAATCGAAATGACGTAAAATAAACCCTGAAACCAAAACACCGAAGGTTTGTGAGGATAAAGCATCATTTGGTGCTATAGACTAATGCTCACAGATATAATTTGTGGCGACGACGCCTGTCCCGTCGATATAATGTTTATCAAAGAACCACTGCTTGATATTGGCTGTTGGGAAAATTAACACAATGTCAATTTTATAGCCTAGCGAGAgctttactttaaaacaaattatgtaaCCTTGTAATTGTTATTAAAGCTGTGTATCCCCTTATTTTTCATCTTATCCAGCTATTAACTTATAGAATTGTATACAGATAACTAGTGTATTATCTAGCAGTCTTCACATTAACATTTATTGAGTTTACCTCATggagcaataaaaaaaactaccatAAAATTAACTGCCGTAAATCACCcataatatgaaaatgtacaaaatatatcatTGTTAACATATACTtctacaaaacaattataatctGATAATGTAATAAAGAATGTAAACATTGATAAGTTACTGTGTGAGTCATACCTTTTGATTTAGCTGCATAATAGTGCCAGTGGTTTGTAGTTGTTGCAACTGTGCTGCCGAGAGTGGTAGTGATGTTTGTGGAAGACCTCCCGCTGGTGCTATCTGAAATGTTGTACCATATTCCTTTAGTATTATCATTAATGAGCATAATAATTAGTCTggtaataacatattataaagaaatgtcATCGAAAGACATCTGATTTGTGATATGGTATAATACAAAAATGTCAAATGATCAGTTCTTACAagcatcatattattatattatgtaactagAAAGTTTGATTTTCATTATTATGCAGTTATACTTACAGAAACAAACTGCTGTGGTTGTAAATTAGTCAATCCTGCTTGACTAGCAGTCAAGTCTTGTAGCTGTTGATATGGTATCAACATCGTCTGTCCATTAGACATAGGGACTGACCACTGCACTGTGTCTGCCCCTTGTATATGATACTTCACATCCTTATCTCCCTTATCACTACTGTACAGAATCTTTTGTGATGAATTTGTACTCTGAGCTGCACATACCACAGGAGTAGCAGTCGCCGTACTCACTGTCGTAGAATCTGTTGTTGTCAAACTTGCTTGAGGAAATGTTAAACCATTAGGCAATATCATTGACATAGAGGAAGGCACTCCACTCAGCCTCAACTGAGTCACATTAACCGGCTGCATACTAGATATAtcaactatctgtgtaccaaagtTTGGTTGCTGCAAGCTCAAAGGCTGAGCTATAGGCAAGGATGTAAAGTTTGTATTAGACATTTGCATCCCTGGCTGCACTATGGGTATTAGCTGCCCATTCTCTTGGTTTAACACATACTGTTGTTGTGGTTGTAGGAGCTGCAATACGGTGGGCTGACGCACTGTCATGAGGGGTGTCGTTGCAGGTGCTACACTAACTACTGGGGGCATCACAGTGGGGTGCGCCGTGGAGGTGAGTGCGGGCGGCGTCGACAACGATGCTGTGACCGCGGGCGGGGGCACTGGCTGCGGTGTGCTAGTCGTGCTCGTCGTTAACGCAGGCGGAGGCACGTTGAGCGTAGGCGGCGGCCCCCCCGCCTGCGCCGCGCTCCATTGTCCCAACTCTGCTCGTATCGTCTCTATCAGGTTCTGCGCCAGCGACCTTGCTGCCGCCAACGCTTCAGACCTCGTATGGTGTAACGCTAAATGCAGCGGTTcaattttatcactttttaaCACTGCCACAACACCAGTTTCCGATCTTATATATTCTAAATTGGTACCATTCTGTAACAAAcacgataatattattttctatcgCAAAACAAACGCATAAAATCCATGCAAAGTAGAGAAACTCACAGGTCCTAAAATTCGTCCTTTTATGTCAAATGCGGCCGGCGCATTATCTAGGCCGATATAAACTTTATCTATGAGGCCCCCGGACATCATTAAACACAATAATACTAGGTATTTCACTTCATTTGTGTTATTTTCACAAAAAGCATCTTTCTTCCGCAGGAGGGAGAAAAAAGCGTCCCTGACGTTTCTGATGTCTGTTTAGAAATGTAGCGAATTTTACATGAAACCTttctcacaaaaaataattatactttgaACCGAGATTTGATAGcgttaaatatttcataaaatagatcGAACTTTGTATTATAAAGGCttattacagaaaaataaattatcaggCTTTTATTCATGTTTTTGAACGAAGAAGAGAAGCCAGGAATCACGCCATCTATGGtcgttgttttaatttttcggAGGTAAGTTTCATCATCTAGATGGCGCTACTTTACATAACTCACTAGGATTATAATTTGCGACAAATTCGTTTCCAAATCGTCATTATGGGATCTTACTTTATTGGATTAAATTAGACTTACATTTTAATCTGCGTAAAGCACCATGACTACTTATTTCGCATATTAAACGGTAATGTCTGTTGTGGACTTATATAAGTTAAGCtcaggtaggtacctactaggtTGTAAGTTTATGGTAAATAAAagtcatttatattaaatttgcatATGTAATATCGatttatatttctacaaaacaTGATATGCTGTATCTATATTGTTaaacatatgaaaaaatataacattcatCTCTGGTTTCAACATGAGTTATAGTGTACacttttaataagtaataattaatatttgtcatGATTTCTCACAAACGTGTTAACTGTTTCACAGATCTATAAGGCTAAAGGTGTACTAATACTTATATTAGATACATTAGTAAGACGAGGGAGCTGAAAATTAACAATGAATGTAACACAAACAATGTGATGACATAatgcaacaatttttttaaacatttttaaacgtaattGATTAATCACTTCGCTTAAATACTATTTACGACTATTCTATTCTAACGTACGGGACTAGAAgatcaaatattataacaaaggtTGGGTCTTTCTACTttttaaatccatttttttatagttttaaataatctCGTAGGGATGTAACCCAACCTTTTTCATAAACAAGCAAAATAAGGACGGAGACGAACTCCAAGCTCGTTTTTTTAAGATTTCATAATTAATGGGTTAGAATAGTTATATCTTAGAAACTTTAGTGCATACAATTTTACCCTGAGTCCAAATTATATCGGGAAGTCCTGATCGAGACGAACTAAGCGGTCTAGGTTTTATTTGTTGACTGttcaatattaaaagaaaatgtaccaGTCTTAATTTACGACAGTAAAGCATTAGGGTTGTATAAACTTGTTTAGTTGCAATAACACTGCGTCTAGCAAAGTCGTTATCAtcaacaaacttttttttatttatcgccATGTTTAGACGCTGTGTTAAGGCAGCCTAGAGTTTAAAAAAGTTAGGAATCTATGATAAAACCTGACCAATTTTGGAAGCACTATTCACTATAAAATTATCTCGATCagacattgttttatttctctATTTTAACACTATACTGCTGCATCATTGAGGTAGTCGGatgataatgaaaaaatattttattctctttGTACATAACCTCTAAATCACAATTCCAAGGCTATGTTCAGAATTTAAGCTGCTGTTTACCTACTTCTAGTAGGTTTCTACGACattatacagatattttttcttatatcttAACATTAGTGATAGTTATAAGGTCTTTTCGAAATACccgataatttaaaaagtacctacctGTAAGTACCTAAGAACAGAAATCAATGCATAAAAATACACGATTTAGTAAAAgtcatcaataaataaagtttgctttttttaataattaaaatactaatcgAAAGaacaaatcataaaaataaaatatttttacaactgaGATTCTATGATTTatatcattttcattttcatcaaaattaagtACAACAATAAACGGCCAGGTATTAAGAAACGCCCTTacacaatttcaacattattacaatattatggtGATAccaaatttttacatttaaattccTAACGTTACATGTTCAGCTGTCATATAATTTCCTTACACTATACcatcaatgaaaaaatataataaaaatactcatGGTACATTTTCCAATGCGAGAAGACACGATAAAGGCAACATAATTTTAAGGTATAcagtaaccctcttattcataaaaaattaaaaagttatgaaaggcttataaagagttttgtttctttcactccttagcgggaaaacagtagttttttaactaaaataggtttatagtgtgtttatgaataagagggtaaatgtcTAAACAGATTTTACCCTGTTTTATAG encodes:
- the LOC142978680 gene encoding uncharacterized protein LOC142978680 isoform X2; translation: MMSGGLIDKVYIGLDNAPAAFDIKGRILGPNGTNLEYIRSETGVVAVLKSDKIEPLHLALHHTRSEALAAARSLAQNLIETIRAELGQWSAAQAGGPPPTLNVPPPALTTSTTSTPQPVPPPAVTASLSTPPALTSTAHPTVMPPVVSVAPATTPLMTVRQPTVLQLLQPQQQYVLNQENGQLIPIVQPGMQMSNTNFTSLPIAQPLSLQQPNFGTQIVDISSMQPVNVTQLRLSGVPSSMSMILPNGLTFPQASLTTTDSTTVSTATATPVVCAAQSTNSSQKILYSSDKGDKDVKYHIQGADTVQWSVPMSNGQTMLIPYQQLQDLTASQAGLTNLQPQQFVSIAPAGGLPQTSLPLSAAQLQQLQTTGTIMQLNQKPISSSGSLINIISTGQASSPQIISNTSTPTKNVSTQETRGQKRMSDGTPSQLQLRPIAPAGSHVSHDKSSTRESRTWTATPAKDNTIVSMGMKINPAHGTIIQVSSGQQTNVSAPGVSQDGTGMYIRQIDRNAIQIQTSKDGQKQDLSKVQTQAQNVQMITVPPGMTVLQNPLNISQMPTMLGQPNSQVYMIPTNHPSLVQNALPSGLIGQQVLQPGQNVTVMQPNQLGMPGGVQYNMPLMPMNMPATSQYMPTGINLNTQLSAQQLNAALAGHQLNPNLGTIPIVQAPPPSSPLTNPGQALPTAQPPPMQQLMQNSFLTPTSQYAGMPQQYMMQGSSGTITVPTNNPNVQYSIPASQNNTNNGNGQTATAETEANGANNQTNYITSSSQENGYSMASAVQSQQSFTPDGNGTQPTAGFAPASQTVAPSYGTSNGSQNAAYNVSQTTTTQPPPSYNPTNGSNQTANQSYPTGSTSSAQNSQTSFSPSTTPAPNQSYPTPTMPNMPNVGFPPNQNPQNPYPNATGQNLAAYATNQYQYPSRPWVRPRYGSPQGSPYSSGAGPPPNGPPMSVPPPTGNYNYWQDS
- the LOC142978680 gene encoding uncharacterized protein LOC142978680 isoform X3, producing the protein MMSGGLIDKVYIGLDNAPAAFDIKGRILGPNGTNLEYIRSETGVVAVLKSDKIEPLHLALHHTRSEALAAARSLAQNLIETIRAELGQWSAAQAGGPPPTLNVPPPALTTSTTSTPQPVPPPAVTASLSTPPALTSTAHPTVMPPVVSVAPATTPLMTVRQPTVLQLLQPQQQYVLNQENGQLIPIVQPGMQMSNTNFTSLPIAQPLSLQQPNFGTQIVDISSMQPVNVTQLRLSGVPSSMSMILPNGLTFPQASLTTTDSTTVSTATATPVVCAAQSTNSSQKILYSSDKGDKDVKYHIQGADTVQWSVPMSNGQTMLIPYQQLQDLTASQAGLTNLQPQQFVSIAPAGGLPQTSLPLSAAQLQQLQTTGTIMQLNQKNTSTPTKNVSTQETRGQKRMSDGTPSQLQLRPIAPAGLFQFQRLSHRGRRDTKLITGAETAKDNTIVSMGMKINPAHGTIIQVSSGQQTNVSAPGVSQDGTGMYIRQIDRNAIQIQTSKDGQKQDLSKVQTQAQNVQMITVPPGMTVLQNPLNISQMPTMLGQPNSQVYMIPTNHPSLVQNALPSGLIGQQVLQPGQNVTVMQPNQLGMPGGVQYNMPLMPMNMPATSQYMPTGINLNTQLSAQQLNAALAGHQLNPNLGTIPIVQAPPPSSPLTNPGQALPTAQPPPMQQLMQNSFLTPTSQYAGMPQQYMMQGSSGTITVPTNNPNVQYSIPASQNNTNNGNGQTATAETEANGANNQTNYITSSSQENGYSMASAVQSQQSFTPDGNGTQPTAGFAPASQTVAPSYGTSNGSQNAAYNVSQTTTTQPPPSYNPTNGSNQTANQSYPTGSTSSAQNSQTSFSPSTTPAPNQSYPTPTMPNMPNVGFPPNQNPQNPYPNATGQNLAAYATNQYQYPSRPWVRPRYGSPQGSPYSSGAGPPPNGPPMSVPPPTGNYNYWQDS